One stretch of Akkermansia massiliensis DNA includes these proteins:
- a CDS encoding LL-diaminopimelate aminotransferase produces the protein MPNINDNFLKLQAGYLFPEIGRRVNAFAESHPEAAKRLIRCGIGDVTEPLPMAAIEAMHEAVDDLSTHERFHGYGPEQGYFWLREAIAKKAYQVHGVHVEVDEIYVSDGAKCDTGNILDIFGPGNRIAVPDPVYPVYVDTNVMAGNTGDSSADGSYEGLVYLPCTPENNFVPQLPDEHVDLIYLCFPNNPTGAVASRNELLKWVEYARANHAIILYDSAYEAFIQDSAVPKSIFEIPGARDCAIEFRSFSKQGGFTGVRCGYVVIPKELHGHDSGGNKVLISQLWSRRTSTKFNGASYIVQRGAAALFTLEGMAQTAVLISHYLGNAALLLNACRQAGMRVWGGENAPYVWVQCPDGLDSWQMFDKMLYEANVVITPGSGFGSRGEGFFRISAFNSRENVDEVCRRIHALFAR, from the coding sequence ATGCCTAATATTAACGATAACTTCCTCAAGCTGCAGGCGGGATATTTGTTCCCGGAAATAGGGCGCCGCGTGAATGCGTTTGCTGAGTCCCATCCGGAGGCGGCCAAAAGGCTGATCCGCTGCGGCATCGGAGACGTGACGGAACCGCTGCCCATGGCGGCCATTGAAGCCATGCACGAGGCGGTGGACGATTTGTCCACCCATGAGCGCTTTCACGGCTACGGTCCGGAGCAGGGCTATTTCTGGCTGAGGGAGGCTATCGCCAAAAAGGCCTACCAGGTCCACGGCGTGCATGTGGAAGTGGATGAGATTTACGTGTCTGACGGCGCCAAGTGCGATACGGGCAATATTCTGGACATTTTCGGGCCGGGCAACAGGATCGCCGTGCCGGACCCGGTTTATCCCGTGTATGTGGATACCAATGTGATGGCCGGGAATACCGGGGATTCCAGCGCGGACGGTTCGTATGAGGGACTGGTGTACCTCCCCTGCACGCCGGAGAACAATTTTGTGCCGCAATTGCCGGATGAGCATGTGGATTTGATTTACCTGTGCTTCCCGAACAACCCTACCGGGGCCGTGGCTTCCCGGAATGAATTGCTGAAATGGGTGGAGTATGCCCGGGCGAACCACGCCATTATTTTGTACGATTCCGCGTATGAGGCATTTATACAGGATTCCGCCGTTCCCAAGTCCATTTTTGAAATTCCCGGCGCGCGGGATTGCGCCATTGAGTTCCGCTCCTTTTCCAAGCAGGGGGGCTTCACGGGGGTGCGCTGCGGCTACGTGGTGATTCCCAAGGAGCTGCACGGCCATGATTCCGGGGGGAACAAGGTTCTCATCAGCCAGCTGTGGAGCCGCCGCACCAGCACGAAGTTCAACGGAGCTTCCTACATCGTCCAGCGGGGAGCCGCGGCCCTGTTTACGCTGGAAGGCATGGCGCAGACCGCCGTGCTGATCAGCCATTACCTGGGGAATGCCGCGCTGCTGCTGAATGCCTGCCGCCAGGCGGGCATGCGCGTGTGGGGAGGGGAAAACGCCCCGTATGTCTGGGTGCAGTGTCCGGACGGCCTGGATAGCTGGCAGATGTTTGACAAGATGCTGTATGAGGCGAATGTGGTCATTACGCCCGGTTCCGGCTTTGGTTCCAGGGGGGAAGGGTTCTTCCGCATTTCCGCATTCAATTCACGGGAGAACGTGGATGAGGTCTGCCGCCGCATCCATGCCCTGTTTGCCAGATAA
- a CDS encoding DNA alkylation repair protein, with translation MIESRRQLRERIEALAEPEFQKFSASLIPGVNRLLGVRLPVLRNLAREVAGGNWRELLENPAVDPYAEEVMLDGMLIALARMEPEERLEQVARFVPRMDNWAVCDTFCTSLKFCKKHPALVWEFIQPYLTSARVYDVRFAVVMMLAHFITEDYVEQVLALLDGVRHEDYYVGMAVAWAVSVCYVKFPALTLEYLRNSSLSDFTYNRALQKIIESLRVSREDKSLMRSMKRK, from the coding sequence ATGATTGAGAGCAGGCGGCAGTTGAGGGAAAGGATTGAGGCGTTGGCGGAACCGGAGTTTCAGAAGTTCTCCGCTTCCCTGATTCCCGGCGTCAACCGTCTGCTGGGCGTTCGCCTCCCCGTTCTCCGGAACCTTGCCCGCGAGGTGGCGGGGGGGAATTGGCGGGAGCTGCTGGAAAATCCAGCCGTTGACCCGTATGCGGAGGAAGTGATGCTGGACGGCATGCTGATAGCGCTGGCGCGCATGGAGCCGGAAGAGCGCCTGGAACAGGTCGCGCGCTTCGTGCCCCGCATGGATAACTGGGCTGTCTGCGATACTTTCTGCACCAGCCTGAAGTTTTGTAAAAAGCATCCTGCCCTGGTCTGGGAGTTCATCCAGCCGTATTTAACGTCCGCACGGGTCTATGATGTCCGCTTTGCCGTGGTGATGATGCTGGCCCATTTCATTACGGAGGATTACGTGGAGCAGGTGCTGGCCCTGCTGGATGGCGTGCGGCATGAGGATTATTACGTGGGCATGGCGGTGGCCTGGGCGGTTTCCGTCTGTTACGTGAAGTTCCCGGCATTGACGCTGGAGTATTTGAGGAATTCGTCCCTGTCCGATTTCACTTACAACAGGGCCTTGCAAAAAATTATTGAATCCCTGCGTGTTAGCCGGGAAGACAAGAGTTTGATGCGGAGCATGAAACGCAAATAG
- the eno gene encoding phosphopyruvate hydratase, whose protein sequence is MNELEIIDVRGREIIDSRGNPTVEVDVALAGGAIGRASVPSGASTGEHEAWELRDGDAKRYGGKGVLKAVENINKIIAPEVSGHDATLQPAIDKIMIDLDGTPNKSRLGANAILGVSLAVAKAAAIQLNLPLFKYLGGPNAKVLPVPMMNIINGGAHSDSPIDFQEFMIMPKGAPTFREALRYGAEVFHALKDVLHDRGLSTAVGDEGGFAPSLKSADDALECIAQAVKRAGYTLGTDIFIALDVASSEFYDPSQNLYVFKKSDGRGRTAEELTAYYQELQKKYPIISIEDGCAENDWLGWEQLTKAMGHNTQLVGDDLFVTNVEFLNQGISRHVANAVLVKVNQIGSLTETLDTVELAKDNKYSAIISHRSGETEDATIADIAVATNAGQIKTGSLSRSDRMAKYNQLLRIEEELGDDAVYGGKIHIL, encoded by the coding sequence ATGAACGAACTGGAAATCATCGACGTCCGCGGCCGTGAAATTATCGATTCGCGGGGCAATCCCACCGTGGAAGTGGACGTGGCCCTGGCCGGAGGAGCCATCGGACGCGCATCCGTCCCCAGCGGAGCCTCCACCGGGGAGCATGAAGCCTGGGAGCTCAGGGACGGGGACGCCAAGCGCTACGGCGGCAAGGGCGTTCTCAAGGCCGTGGAAAACATCAACAAGATCATCGCGCCGGAAGTCTCCGGGCACGATGCCACCCTCCAGCCGGCCATTGACAAAATCATGATCGACCTGGACGGCACGCCCAACAAGTCCCGCCTGGGGGCCAACGCCATCCTGGGTGTTTCCCTGGCCGTGGCGAAGGCCGCCGCCATCCAGCTCAATCTTCCCCTCTTCAAATACCTGGGCGGCCCGAACGCCAAGGTGCTTCCCGTCCCGATGATGAACATCATCAATGGAGGCGCTCATTCGGACTCCCCCATTGACTTCCAGGAATTCATGATCATGCCCAAGGGCGCGCCCACCTTCCGGGAAGCCCTGCGCTACGGCGCGGAAGTCTTCCATGCGCTCAAGGACGTGCTGCACGACCGCGGCCTGTCCACCGCCGTGGGGGATGAAGGCGGCTTTGCCCCTTCCCTGAAATCCGCTGATGACGCCCTGGAATGCATCGCCCAGGCCGTGAAACGCGCCGGCTACACGCTGGGCACGGACATCTTCATTGCCCTGGACGTGGCTTCCTCCGAATTCTACGACCCTTCTCAGAACCTGTACGTCTTCAAGAAATCGGACGGCCGCGGCAGAACGGCGGAGGAACTGACGGCCTACTACCAGGAGCTCCAGAAAAAATACCCCATCATCTCCATTGAGGACGGCTGCGCGGAAAACGACTGGCTGGGCTGGGAACAGCTCACCAAAGCCATGGGCCACAATACCCAATTGGTGGGGGACGACCTCTTCGTAACGAACGTGGAATTCCTGAACCAGGGCATTTCCCGCCATGTGGCGAACGCCGTGCTGGTGAAGGTCAACCAGATCGGCTCCCTGACGGAGACGCTGGACACGGTGGAACTGGCCAAGGACAACAAATACTCCGCCATCATCTCCCACCGCTCCGGGGAAACGGAAGACGCCACCATTGCGGACATTGCCGTAGCGACCAATGCCGGGCAAATCAAAACCGGCTCCCTGAGCCGTTCCGACCGCATGGCCAAATACAACCAGCTCCTTAGAATTGAAGAAGAGCTGGGAGATGACGCAGTTTATGGTGGCAAAATCCACATTTTATGA